Genomic window (Paenibacillus sp. 37):
AAATAATGGATCGTTGCACTGTTCAGAAATACACGCTCTCCGTTCAGGAAAAAACTGCGTGCATCGTATGTTAATTCAGATTGAACACTGTTCTCAGCCCTGGCGGTGTTCTTCTCCTGTTCCTGCAGCAAAAGGGATGCTTTCTCTGTCAAAGATATCCCCTCCTTCTCTTTATTGATATAAATTGAACTAAAGCTTATTTACACTGCGCACTTCGATGACAGAATAACCTTCCGATCGCTGTTATCCCCAGATTTTTTGATTTTCTTTTCTCAAAGGGGAAAATCCGGGGATAGCGTATGCTTCCGATGTAGCTTTCTTGCAGAAAGCTTGTAGGCGAGCGCTTCGCTTCTTCAGGTTTTTTCTGTCCTCTCCGTTTGGTGTAAATGTTTAATTCAATTTATATAGTTTCATATGTCCTATGACTTTTTTAAAAATATAAGGCAAAACAAATCCGTTGAACTAGATGACAATTTACACCGAGACTACAATGACAGAACAACTTTCAGATCACTGTTATCACTTTGACTGCAACGTTACACCGTCCAGTACAACGGTTGTGATGGAATTGTCGGCCGTAGGCACTTCCAGTCCGTTTGCGTACACCGGTATGTCTTCAAGCTGTTCCATGTTCCGATCCGGTGAAGTCTGATACACCTGCGCGTTGGCTGATTTTCCGTACGCATACCCTTCCAGTTCAAACGCCGTTGTTCCAGCCGACAATTCATTACGAATGACCAGCACCAGTCGTTGACGTTCCGCATCATAGGCAGCCAACGTGCGACCATCATCCGTTGGAATAATTGTAGCACCAGGACGAATGAACTTCGTAAACTGGGCCATGCCATAATACTGTTTGGTCATCTCATACTGCTCTTCTCCGTTAAAATTGGCGTGAATGAAGCCCCAATTATTATTGGCCCCTTCATCTTCAACGGCCTGCCAATATACCCAGGCGGATGGCTGCATGATTTTCAGATCAAACATGATCCGCTCCGCCAACTCCTGCACCGAGGTCATATCCTCATGACTGTGCGGCTCGCTGCCGCCGGTTCCGTACTCGGACATCCACAGCTTCTTGCCATGGCGCTCTGCCAGCGTGCGCAGCTCTTCCATTTTGCTACCATTATAGGAGTGGGTATTGATCTGCTGGATTACGTCCAGCGTGTCCTGATCGTAGAGGTTGAAATTAAACACCGTCTCATCAATACTGTTATCGTCCGCGGCACTAATGACGGTTCCATCCAGTCCTTTGCTCTTCAACGATGCAGCGGCTTTCTTGATAATCTCGGCCTGCTTCTCATTCGTAAAATGACTGCCTTCCTGCATATTGCCTTTCTTCCACCAGTCGGAGGAAGGTTCATTAAGCGGATTCAGTGTACGGAAAGTGATCCCCCACTCGTCCCGATAATGCTTCACAACTTCGGTCAGATAATCGGCAAATGCATCATACTGGTCGTCACGCAGGTTATTGCTGCCATCCACGGCTCCGGTAACCGATCCACTAATCGTCATCCAGTAGGGTGGTGAATTGGAGAATGCTTCAGCAATGTTCACGCCGCGCTCCATCGAGCCTTGTAGTACAGCACGCTGACCTGCATCGGCATTCCAATCCCACTCCCCAGGTTCAGGCTGAAAGCCAGGTACATCCCCACCGGGACGGAGGGCTTTCATCTCCGGATTTTCCTCACCGCCAATATTGTAACGAACGATGTTCAGACCTAATCCTTTCTCCGGGTCAAAGACCAGATCCATCACTTCACTCACTTTCGCCTGATCCTTCCATCCGCCAAGATCGTTGGCCCACCAGGCAAGTGACGTGCCCCAGCCTTCAAAATGATCATAGGACTGATCCAGCTTCAGACGCACAGGCTGCCCTTGGAACTCAAGTGTTTTGGATGATTCATTGGCAAAATGATTGATAACAATTCCTCCTCCTGCCAGCAGGGCAACCAGGGCCACACCCATGAGGATGTAACTCCGTTTGCTCCTGCTGCGTTGTTTTTTATGCGCCATGGGCTATACAATCCTTTCTCCATGTACGTTAATGACTTCATTGGCCTTGAACAACAGGTTCAATACATACACGCTACACACCTACTGTTACTTGATTCCGCTGCTTCCGCCGCTAATGTTCGCTTCATAGACATAACGTTGTCCGAACAGATAGACCAGCACCATCGGAATGGTGAGGAAAAGGGAAGCGATCATGACAAGGTTCCAAGGCGGCATCTGTCCGCCACCTACCGTAGTCAACAGCTGCACCCCGAGTGCAAGCGGCATTTTCTCCGGGTCATTGATATAGATGAGCGGCCCCATGAAGTTGCCCCAGTTATAGGAAAACGAGAAGATCGCAATGGCCGCCAGAATTGGATACGTCAGTGGCAGTATGATCCTCCAATAGATTCCCGGGTGGCCCATTCCGTCGATCATGGCGGCTTCATCCAGTGATTTGGGAATACTCATGACGAACTGTCGAATCAGGAATACGTTGAATGCCCCAGCGAAGAAGCTCGGTACGATCAGCGGGTAAAATGTATTAATCCAGTCCAGGTGACGGAAGATGATGAACTGCGGCACCATCGTCACCTCACCCGGAATCATCATCGTACTGAGCAACACAATAAACAGGAAACGGCTTCCTTTCGCTTTGATCCGGGCGAAGCCGTAGGATACGACCGAAGCTGATAATACCGATCCGACAATCGTAAAGACGGTGATGATAATCGAGTTTTTGAGATACGTACCAAGATTGTTATTCGTGAAGATCGTATAGAAGTTCGACCATTGGAACTCCATCGGTACGAAGGTAAAGGCTGACTTGACGGTTGTTGCGTCACTTGCCAGTGCAATGGAGATCATGTACAGGAAAGGTGAAGCAAGCAGCACCCCGACCAGAATCAGAAAAATGTAGGATATCGTCTTCTCCACAGTCGATGGATTACTCATTGGCTTTTCCCTCCTCGTAATGCACCCATAGCGCCGATGAACGGAATACAACCAGTGTCAACGCCATGATGATAATGAATAATACCCACGCAATCGCCGATGCATATCCCATTTTGTAGAATTGGAACGCATTCTGGAACAAGTAGGGAACGACCATCTGACTTGAATTATCAGGTCCGCCGGCAGTGACGATGAATACCTGCGCGAAGGTCTGGAGCGCTCCGATCATGCCAGTCACGAGATTGAAGAAAATGACGGGAGTCAGCATCGGGAATGTAATATGGAAGAACGATTGTGTACTTTTCGCACCGTCGATGGCAGCGGCCTCGTAGAATTCCTGCGGTATTCCTTTCATACCTGCAAGCAGTAATACCACACCACCACCCACACCCCATAAGGACATGAGAATCAATGCAGGTTTAACCCAGTTCGGATCAAGAAGCCAGGCAGGACCCTGAATACCGAAGATCGCAAGTGCCTGATTGATCAATCCTTCCGTCGGCGCAAGCAAGTGGATGAAGAGCAATGAACTCGCAACCACCGGAACGACGGAAGGCAGGTAGAACAGAATCCGGAAGAAAGTAATACCTTTGATCTTCTTGTTCAGGTAATACGCGATCCAGAGCGAGATCGACATGCCCAGCGGGATCGATATCAGGGCGTAGAAGAACGTATTTCCCACCGCTTTCCAGAAGATCGGGTCATCCGTCAACAGTGTTTTGTAGTTGTCTATACCGATAAATTCAGGGGACTGGAACAGATCCCAGTTCGTGAAGCTCATATAGATGGAAAATAGGATTGGTCCCAGGGTCAGCCCCAGAAATCCGAGCAGCCAAGGCGAGATGAAGATATAAAACCATTTCCCGTCCTTTTTTTTCACGTTAAGCCCTCCCATGACGCAGAGAGCAGATGAAATCCGCATTCACGCCGAATTCCACCTGTCCTCCTGTCGATGCTATTTGAACAACCTCTATTTGTAGAGTCTTTCCAGTCCACTCTGGATTTCGGTTACGGTATCATCAAGCGAAGCTTTGTTATTGAAGTACACACCCAGCTTGTCGTTAATGAGCTTCATCATTTCGTTCCATTGCGGGTTGAATGGTTCTGCATAGATCGTCGATTCACTGAACGCAGCCATGTTAATTTTTTTGCCACCATATTCAGCATTGAGGAATTCATCACTGGACAGACCCGCTTTGGTTGCAGGAGCATCCTGACCGGCTTTGACCATTGGCATCTGCGCTTCTGGTGTCGTCATTGCTTCAATCACTTTGAATGCCTCTTCCTTGTGTTTGGAAGCGTTGGTAATCGTTAAACCGTTGAAGAATGCGTTTGTTTCGCCCCATACCGGAGAAATATCCCAGTTGATGCCTTCGACCTTAGCAAGCGAACCAATGTTCCAGAAACCGGTTGTTTCCATGGCGATCTTGCCTTGTGCAAACAGCGGATCGGCTCCGATATTCCCCATGTCGGCAATCTCAGTTGGCGTTGGTCCTGCACCGTGGGTGAAGGTCAGATCATTCATGAATTGCAATGCTTTACGCACAGGCTCCGTATCGAAAGTTGGTTTGCCACTCTCATCGAACAATGAGCCACCGTTCTGGTAGATCAGTTGCATCCATTGCGGCCACCAGCTGCCTGGGTAGTAGCCCCATTGAGTCGTTTTGCCGTTCTCCTTCACCGTCAGCTTCTGAGCAGCCGCCATCAGATCGTCCTGCGTCCAATCTTTGGTTGGGTATTCCACCCCGGCTTTATCAAACAGATCTTTGTTATAAAAGAGGACCATTGCGCCTGCCCGATCCGGCAAACCAAATTGCTTGCCATCATATTTCATGAGGTTTGCTATATCATCGGAATAACGCTCAGACATGTTCACATTGTTCGCCTTAATCATGTCATCCAGCGGTATAATCTGATTCTTGGAGGCGTAGGCCTGATAGTTCTCGGCAATCATCATGATGTCCGGTGCTGTTCCCCCGGCGATCATCGTCTGTACCTTCTGGTCATAATCTCCTGCAACCACGTTCAGCTTCACGTTGATATCGGGATACGTCTGTTTCACAATGTCGAGTCGTTCCTGATAAATCTTCTTCTCATCCTCCGAGCCCCAGATCGTCATGCTTAGATCAACCTTGCCACCGGACTCGCCGGAAGAACCGTTTTTACTCCCGCTACTGCAGGCTGTCAGACCCATTACCATGACCAGCATCAATAACGAAATGACCTTTAGACTTCTTCTCATACGTTACGCCCCCTTGAACTAATGAATGGATGACCACACTGAAACCCGTTTCATGAAATGGGTTTCATTAAGCTGAAACATAAAACCCGTTCCACTTTATGAAAGGGGTTTCATTCACGCACTCATTATATTTCACCCTTCGAGGAAATGTCAACGCTTTCTTTTCCAATTACAGGCCCTTTATCTTGCAGCAGGTCCTGTACTTTGACGCACAATCAGCTCCGGTTGCAGAATGATCTGCTTCTTCGGTTTGCCTTGGTTAATCAGCTCATGCAGCACATCCACAGCCTGTTTGCCAAGCTGATATGTGTTCTGGGAAACGGTCGTCAGTTCCGGTATAACCGCACTGGCAAGAGGTGTATCATCATAACCCACAATGGATATATCCTGTGGAATCGAGAGCCCATGCTCAATCGTCGACTTGATTGCACCAATGGCCGTATTGTCATTCACACATATGACCGCGGTTGGCGGATTGTCCCGATCCAGCAGTTTGGACATTTCCCGTTTGCCATCGTCGATGGAGAAGCTGCCGAGCAGTTGCCGTTCTTTTGGTATTTCGAGCCCATGCTCCCGAAGTTTCTTCTGCACAGCTCTGACCTTGACCATGGTGGTTGATAACTCTTTCAGCCCGCCGACAAAGGCGATATCGCGATGCCCCAGTTCAAGCAAATGCTCAGCTGCAAGGGCCGCCCCTGCTCCTTCATCGGTGTACACCCGGTGGAACCCGCCTTTGGCAATATTGCCATTGACCAGCACGATCGGCATGCGTTTGCCCATATCAATCAATTCCTGCGCCATGTCATCCGGACAGACCTGCATGTTGATTCGCCCGCCGAGAAAAATAATTCCGTCTACCCGCTTTTCTCGCAAGATGGACAAATATTCAGACTCCCTGTTGTAGTCGCCTGCGGTATTGCACAGAAAGAAGGTATACCCCAATCCGCGAGCCTCATTCTCCGCACCCCAGAACACTTCCGGGAAAAACGGGTTTGTAATGTCCGGCAGGATGATGGCAATGGTGCCCGTCTCTTTCTTGATCAGACTGCGCGCCTGCGCATTGGGCTGAAACTGGTGTTTTTCGATGATGGACATAATCTTCTCTCGGGTGCTTGCACGCACAGGTGCCGTATCATTCAGTACCCGGGAGACCGTCGCGACAGATACATTTGCTTCCTTGGCGATGTCGTATATGGTGATCGGTGTCATAGCGGAACCTTCCTTTTTCTCTAATTTTCCCTATTTTCCCTGCTTATCATACCAGATAAGGAATGCCGATGAAATGGGTTTCATTGTTGGGCGAATGATTTCACACTGAACCCATAGAAGTTCCGGGTATGACATTCATACGTGAATTGTTCGTTGTATTACGCATTAGCGTCAATATTTTCAACCGGACATGTTTGCTTTTCTTTATTTCACCTTCTAATCTGCGTTTATGGTCCATATATTAAATTGTAAGCGAATTCATTGGAGATTAGAGGAGTGTGAACAACGTCATGATCATTCAAGTCAGTCCGCTGGCAGAAGCAAGACTTACTGAAAAGCTGGGAGATCGACCAGGCTATTTCAAATTGTTTTATGATACCGATGGATGCGGTTGTGACGGAATTGCGGTACTTCTGATCTTAAACGAACCGGATAGCGATGATGTTACCGTAGAAGCGGGGTCGCTTCCCTTTGTAATCAACAAACAGCAGCAGATTTACTTTGAACCCTCTCTGAGTCTGCAATCCGAGCACAGTTTCCCTTCATTCCGATTAAGTAGTGATTCCATGATCTATGGCAGTAATGTTAAAGTCCATGATTTACGAGATACCGCAGACGTAGCCCCTCAGCCCACTGGATGGTTTGTACGATAAACGTTGAATATGCACTATAATCAAAACCTCCCAATCCCATATGCTCCGTGGGACAGGAGGTTTTTTTATAAATTTCGATGAGTTCATTAGGCATTCTTTTCGAAAACATTTCATATTCGTGCAGTGCCTCTGTACCTCTGCCGCTCTATTTCCGACCATTTTTCAGGACAAAAGAGGTGAAAATTTGATTAATTAATATGGACTTTAGTTTAATACAAATAATTACAAGCAAACCGTATACTTAGATAACCACATATGAATTTGGGAGATACACAAAATGGAATACCTGATTAAAGATATGAGTCTAGTTATACCAAAAACACGGTTAGACAATGTATCCGTTTAGAAGTGTCGAGGAGAGGAAAATTGAAACTTATGAAGTTACCCACAATCCTGAACGTAGTCCGCATCTTGTTGAGTATTAAAGTTATATACCTTATTGTTTCTTTCAGTGTATTTCTCTATATTTTCAGTCAAAATCCTGAAGCCTTCGCCGGTTATCAAGTGAACGGCAATGATCTGATTAATTTCTCTAATGAAATTACTGGGAGAATCATATTTTTGATCATTCCTAGTTTGCTTGCTATCATTTGCATCACCAAACGACAATTCAGATCGACTGTTACGTTCCTGAGTATCGCTTTATTTATCGGACTACTGAATGAAGGATTATTAACTGGACTTATTCAACTATTCGCCTTGTTAGTTGTGCTCTTACATCGACCAAGTAAGATATTCTTAAAGCGCCAGGATTCAAATGACACAGAGACACAATACATCGCCAAGAAGAGCCTGACTTAAACGTCTGGCTCTCTTTTGCTTTGGTTTATTCACAAACAAATCCATTAAGCGTACTTATCTACCCGACAACTCAATGTAACTAAAATTACTTCACAAGAATTTCAATTGGATTCATGGTTAAAGAGATATCCGCGGTCATATCCACAATGAGATTTTGTTTCCCTTTTTTGGTTACCATAAATTCATCTTCAACCTCAACCACTTGACCTGATATAAATTCAGTTACATATCCTACATCCGTATAATTACGCTCCTCGTTACTACCGGAGAAGGAGAAACGAATTATAGGTTTTCCATGGGTAACTTCAACGGGTTTAATACCTGTATATTTTAAAGTCCCTTTTACTTTCATTGTCTCACCCGTGCCTATAACAGTTGGTGTTGTTACTTCGAGAACAAAATCAGATGCGACTACACGTTCAGTAACTGTATCTTCAAGTTTCTCTGTTGATGAACACCCAGATAACATCGCGGATACCACTGATACCAACATTAAGATGCTATTACTCATTTTATTCATTTCACATCACCTCTCTCATACTCTAACGAATGATATATGGAGAGGGTTGCTCAATTCGTTCATTGATTCCCCTGAAATATCGTTTACCAATGGTTCAATCATTTATCACACGAATTCAATTAACTTCCTATCTATTTCTGCGATATCACCAATCTCGGATGTGCCATCCC
Coding sequences:
- a CDS encoding carbohydrate ABC transporter permease translates to MKKKDGKWFYIFISPWLLGFLGLTLGPILFSIYMSFTNWDLFQSPEFIGIDNYKTLLTDDPIFWKAVGNTFFYALISIPLGMSISLWIAYYLNKKIKGITFFRILFYLPSVVPVVASSLLFIHLLAPTEGLINQALAIFGIQGPAWLLDPNWVKPALILMSLWGVGGGVVLLLAGMKGIPQEFYEAAAIDGAKSTQSFFHITFPMLTPVIFFNLVTGMIGALQTFAQVFIVTAGGPDNSSQMVVPYLFQNAFQFYKMGYASAIAWVLFIIIMALTLVVFRSSALWVHYEEGKANE
- a CDS encoding ABC transporter substrate-binding protein; translation: MRRSLKVISLLMLVMVMGLTACSSGSKNGSSGESGGKVDLSMTIWGSEDEKKIYQERLDIVKQTYPDINVKLNVVAGDYDQKVQTMIAGGTAPDIMMIAENYQAYASKNQIIPLDDMIKANNVNMSERYSDDIANLMKYDGKQFGLPDRAGAMVLFYNKDLFDKAGVEYPTKDWTQDDLMAAAQKLTVKENGKTTQWGYYPGSWWPQWMQLIYQNGGSLFDESGKPTFDTEPVRKALQFMNDLTFTHGAGPTPTEIADMGNIGADPLFAQGKIAMETTGFWNIGSLAKVEGINWDISPVWGETNAFFNGLTITNASKHKEEAFKVIEAMTTPEAQMPMVKAGQDAPATKAGLSSDEFLNAEYGGKKINMAAFSESTIYAEPFNPQWNEMMKLINDKLGVYFNNKASLDDTVTEIQSGLERLYK
- a CDS encoding carbohydrate ABC transporter permease; the encoded protein is MSNPSTVEKTISYIFLILVGVLLASPFLYMISIALASDATTVKSAFTFVPMEFQWSNFYTIFTNNNLGTYLKNSIIITVFTIVGSVLSASVVSYGFARIKAKGSRFLFIVLLSTMMIPGEVTMVPQFIIFRHLDWINTFYPLIVPSFFAGAFNVFLIRQFVMSIPKSLDEAAMIDGMGHPGIYWRIILPLTYPILAAIAIFSFSYNWGNFMGPLIYINDPEKMPLALGVQLLTTVGGGQMPPWNLVMIASLFLTIPMVLVYLFGQRYVYEANISGGSSGIK
- a CDS encoding iron-sulfur cluster biosynthesis family protein; amino-acid sequence: MIIQVSPLAEARLTEKLGDRPGYFKLFYDTDGCGCDGIAVLLILNEPDSDDVTVEAGSLPFVINKQQQIYFEPSLSLQSEHSFPSFRLSSDSMIYGSNVKVHDLRDTADVAPQPTGWFVR
- a CDS encoding LacI family DNA-binding transcriptional regulator, giving the protein MTPITIYDIAKEANVSVATVSRVLNDTAPVRASTREKIMSIIEKHQFQPNAQARSLIKKETGTIAIILPDITNPFFPEVFWGAENEARGLGYTFFLCNTAGDYNRESEYLSILREKRVDGIIFLGGRINMQVCPDDMAQELIDMGKRMPIVLVNGNIAKGGFHRVYTDEGAGAALAAEHLLELGHRDIAFVGGLKELSTTMVKVRAVQKKLREHGLEIPKERQLLGSFSIDDGKREMSKLLDRDNPPTAVICVNDNTAIGAIKSTIEHGLSIPQDISIVGYDDTPLASAVIPELTTVSQNTYQLGKQAVDVLHELINQGKPKKQIILQPELIVRQSTGPAAR
- a CDS encoding glycoside hydrolase family 30 protein; the protein is MAHKKQRSRSKRSYILMGVALVALLAGGGIVINHFANESSKTLEFQGQPVRLKLDQSYDHFEGWGTSLAWWANDLGGWKDQAKVSEVMDLVFDPEKGLGLNIVRYNIGGEENPEMKALRPGGDVPGFQPEPGEWDWNADAGQRAVLQGSMERGVNIAEAFSNSPPYWMTISGSVTGAVDGSNNLRDDQYDAFADYLTEVVKHYRDEWGITFRTLNPLNEPSSDWWKKGNMQEGSHFTNEKQAEIIKKAAASLKSKGLDGTVISAADDNSIDETVFNFNLYDQDTLDVIQQINTHSYNGSKMEELRTLAERHGKKLWMSEYGTGGSEPHSHEDMTSVQELAERIMFDLKIMQPSAWVYWQAVEDEGANNNWGFIHANFNGEEQYEMTKQYYGMAQFTKFIRPGATIIPTDDGRTLAAYDAERQRLVLVIRNELSAGTTAFELEGYAYGKSANAQVYQTSPDRNMEQLEDIPVYANGLEVPTADNSITTVVLDGVTLQSK